One window of Amaranthus tricolor cultivar Red isolate AtriRed21 chromosome 13, ASM2621246v1, whole genome shotgun sequence genomic DNA carries:
- the LOC130798931 gene encoding uncharacterized protein LOC130798931, protein MTCVVLADSCCIYAFISSLITSSSEKLEVLTNLVQQLALTVANNVGNQGEKPQQHPQNNRANEDKTLRIEIPEFDGHSADPEMYLDWKASLERYFDFKDTPQEQQFKLAKIKLTKLAVVWLEGVQKQRRREDRERINTWEKLRKHLRRKYVPRNYIQQLYMQWGTLRQDNRSVSEYIQEWKRLSGVCDTNVTEEMKVRKFIGGLREDLRRKLELTPNLTFSLACSNALTLEKYSKNKPNTGSAYNRPMRSNNLRNVGAQTHTIKQVAAQDRTPPLSNTTKDRNPRDLRGVVCFKCHGHGNIKSECPNARAFTVQEWTEIREGGRPRAMLVSKNGTEKVVWPSTLREDPDGSYFVNGEGVLETFQGTDESEEEEDRETKCKIKDKVCDLIIDGGSETNCVSKDLVQTLDVETKSHPHPYKLKWLDSEANGYVKKRCLVQFAIGSYKDKVLCDMLDMTACHVLLGRPWQHDRKTLHDGYTNVFTLRHEGKLKDLMPLPPHKALPPQKPKSSVSLMSRKVSIKEVRKEGKAFLLFSKEVKQESNTLDPRITDLLEQYDDVFLAELPAGLTLIRGIEHQIDLILGAALPNKPAYRAKPDETKELQRQIQELMDRGYVRESMSPCAVPTLFVPKKDGTWRMCVDSRSVNNITIKYRFCNGQFFSNEGLL, encoded by the exons ATGACTTGTGTAGTTTTGGCGGATAGCTGCTGCATTTATGCATTTATATCGTCCTTGATTACATCCTCGAGT GAAAAATTAGAAGTCCTTACCAATTTGGTTCAACAGTTAGCCCTGACAGTGGCTAATAATGTCGGTAATCAGGGGGAAAAACCACAACAGCACCCTCAGAACAACAGAGCCAATGAAGACAAAACCTTGAGGATAGAAATACCTGAATTTGATGGACACTCTGCAGACCCAGAAATGTACTTGGACTGGAAAGCCAGCCTTGAAAGATATTTTGACTTTAAAGATACACCACAAGAGCAACAGTTTAAGCTAGCTAAAATCAAATTAACTAAACTAGCAGTTGTGTGGTTGGAAGGGGTTCAAAAGCAGAGAAGGAGGGAGGACAGGGAGAGAATCAACACTTGGGAGAAACTAAGGAAACATTTAAGAAGGAAGTATGTCCCACGAAATTATATACAACAGCTATACATGCAATGGGGCACTTTGAGGCAGGATAATAGGTCTGTGTCAGAGTACATACAGGAATGGAAAAGGTTATCAGGAGTGTGTGACACCAATGTGACTGAAGAGATGAAGGTTAGGAAGTTTATAGGGGGATTAAGGGAAGACTTGAGAAGGAAATTGGAGTTGACTCCAAACCTCACCTTTAGCCTAGCTTGCAGCAATGCCTTGACCcttgaaaaatattctaagaatAAACCCAACACAGGTAGTGCCTACAATAGACCAATGAGGAGCAATAATTTGAGAAATGTAGGAGCACAGACACACACTATTAAACAGGTTGCTGCACAAGACAGGACTCCACCCTTGTCCAACACAACTAAGGACAGAAACCCTAGAGATCTGAGAGGGGTGGTTTGCTTCAAATGCCATGGACATGGTAACATAAAGAGTGAGTGTCCTAATGCTAGGGCCTTCACTGTGCAGGAGTGGACAGAAATTAGGGAAGGAGGCAGACCTAGGGCTATGTTAGTCAGCAAAAATGGAACGGAAAAGGTGGTTTGGCCTTCCACATTAAGGGAGGATCCTGATGGTTCCTACTTTGTTAATGGTGAAGGGGTTTTAGAGACCTTTCAAGGCACTGATGAGAGTGAGGAAGAGGAGGATAGGGAG ACCAAGTGTAAAATTAAGGACAAAGTTTGTGACTTAATCATAGATGGAGGTAGTGAGACCAATTGTGTGAGCAAGGATTTGGTTCAGACCCTAGACGTGGAAACTAAATCACATCCTCACCCTTATAAATTGAAATGGCTAGATAGCGAAGCTAATGGTTATGTGAAGAAGAGATGCTTGGTTCAATTTGCTATAGGTTCATACAAGGATAAGGTGCTTTGTGATATGTTAGATATGACTGCCTGTCATGTGCTCCTAGGCAGACCCTGGCAGCATGACAGAAAGACACTACATGATGGATACACCAATGTTTTTACCCTGAGACATGAAGGGAAGCTTAAGGATCTTATGCCCCTGCCACCTCACAAAGCCTTACCCCCACAGAAACCAAAGAGCAGTGTGTCTTTGATGAGCAGGAAAGTGAGTATAAAGGAAGTTAGGAAAGAAGGGAAAGCCTTCCTGTTGTTTAGCAAGGAAGTCAAGCAGGAGAGTAACACCCTAGATCCTAGGATCACTGACCTACTAGAGCAATATGATGATGTTTTTCTAGCAGAATTACCAGCAGGGCTAACCCTAATAAGGGGTATTGAACACCAAATTGACCTTATACTAGGGGCTGCACTTCCTAACAAACCTGCATATAGAGCTAAACCTGATGAGACaaaggagttgcaaagacaaaTACAGGAACTAATGGATAGGGGATATGTTAGAGAGAGTATGAGCCCATGTGCTGTTCCAACATTATTTGTGCCAAAGAaggatgggacttggaggatgtgtgtggatagtAGGAGTGTGAACAACATcacaataaaatatagattCTGTAACGGACAGTTCTTTTCTAATGAaggtttattataa